A section of the Ornithinimicrobium sufpigmenti genome encodes:
- a CDS encoding HAD family hydrolase, with protein sequence MSPTHDTVILDVDGTLADTNYLHTLAWARAFARVDLHPPMWQLHRAIGMGGDKLVAAVAGDGAEQEHGDALREAWEEEYAELLPEVRLLPGARDLVLALADRGLTVVLASSGKEQFTQHVLDLLDLPEGALAAQASSDEAEESKPEPDVLEVALDKVGEGSALLVGDTPYDVAAAAKVGAPCAAVLTGGFGDEELSRAGAVIVVDSPAALVDLPSQTWADLLHAVPPEHAATTFSPLPDPPSKAGSGS encoded by the coding sequence ATGAGCCCGACGCACGACACCGTCATCCTCGACGTCGACGGCACCCTGGCCGACACCAACTACCTGCACACCCTGGCCTGGGCCCGGGCCTTCGCCCGCGTCGACCTGCACCCGCCGATGTGGCAGCTGCACCGGGCCATCGGCATGGGCGGGGACAAGCTGGTGGCGGCCGTGGCCGGCGACGGGGCCGAGCAGGAGCACGGTGACGCGCTGCGCGAGGCCTGGGAGGAGGAGTATGCCGAGCTGCTGCCGGAGGTGCGCCTGCTCCCTGGTGCCCGCGACCTCGTCCTGGCGCTGGCCGACCGCGGGCTGACGGTGGTCCTGGCCTCCTCGGGCAAGGAGCAGTTCACCCAGCACGTCCTCGACCTGCTCGACCTGCCGGAGGGCGCGCTCGCGGCCCAGGCCAGCAGCGACGAGGCCGAGGAGTCCAAGCCGGAGCCCGACGTCCTCGAGGTGGCCCTGGACAAGGTCGGCGAGGGCTCTGCCCTGCTCGTCGGGGACACCCCGTACGACGTCGCGGCCGCGGCGAAGGTCGGTGCCCCGTGCGCGGCGGTCCTGACGGGCGGGTTCGGGGACGAGGAGCTGTCCCGCGCGGGGGCGGTGATCGTGGTGGACTCCCCCGCCGCCCTGGTGGACCTCCCGTCGCAGACCTGGGCCGACCTGTTGCACGCCGTCCCACCCGAGCACGCGGCCA